GCTTGGGCAGGTGGCTGTGCACGGCCTGCATGACCTCGCCCACCGCGTGCGGGCCGGTCACGGCGAGCACCTTAGGATGCACTTCTTCGATCAGGTTCGAGCCGCTCGCGCTCGCCTTCTTGCCGAGACACCCGGTCACGATCACCTTGCCGTTCTCGGAAAGCGCTTCGCCGATGGCGTCGAGGCTCTCCTGCACCGCTTCGTCGATGAAGCCGCACGTGTTGACGACGACGAGGTCCGCGCCGTCGTAAGACCCCGAGATTTCGTAACCCTCGGCGCGCAGTTGGGTAATGATCTGCTCGGAGTCGACAAGCGCCTTCGGGCACCCGAGGGAAACCATCCCGACGCGCGGAGCAGGATTGCGGGAGGTCGTTGATTCAACAGGGTTTTTCACGTGTACATCCAGATGTGGGGCGCAGGGCATTCGTTGCGCCGCGCGAGGGTCAAGCCAATCTGCCATTTTACCCGTTTGGCGTATCGTGCGGCGCAGCATGGTGGTGCGCGCCCGCAAGCGCCGGGGTCGGAGGGAATATGGACAGGATCAAGCTTCGTTCAGCTATCGCTCGCCTGTCAGCCGTGCATCGGGATAATTTTCGCCCGATGCGCACGGCGCACGATCAAGCCCATCCTTTTACCGGCTGCGCGGAGAGCGAGAATATGAAAAAGACAACGGACCCGTTTCAGGCCGATTCGCCGAAACCGGTGCGCCCGATGAAAGCCGGAGCGGCGCGTGGTGCGCGCGGCAAACCCACTGCCGCCGCGCTCGCGCGTGCCAGTGCCGGACTTTCGCAAAGCGCCTTCGCGGTGCTCCTGGGCGTTTCTGCACGTACGCTGCAGGACTGGGAACAAGGCCGGCGCCAGCCGACCGGCGCCGCACAAACCCTGTTGCGCGTGGCCGTGGCGCACCCTGAAGCCTTGCGCGCGCTGCAAAGCGCCTGAAGAGGCGTCCCCGCAAGGCGTCGCGCTCGAGAGACAACGCGTCGCCACGGCGCGCCGCGCCTTGCCAGCGCGCGCCACCCGCCGTGTGCGCCGCGCCGCTTACTTCTTCTCTTGCTCGCCGTCCTCGGGCGCGCCCTGTGCCGGCGCCGCCGCGCCGCCCGGCGTCACGGGCTTGAACGGGAAGCTGCTGAACATGTTCTTGGCCTGGTTCTGCATCTGCTCCTGCATCTGCACGAACATGTTCTTCGACTGCTCGATATAGCTCGTCATCATGCCCTGCATCATCGGCGCCTGCATGTTCATGAACTGCGACCAGACCTCGGGGTTCATCGCGTTGCCTTCGTAAAGGCTCTTCGACTGATCCGCGAGCTTGTTCTGGATGTCGATGAACGCCTGGATGTTCTTTTCCAGGTAGGTGCCCATCATGCCCTGCATCGCATGGCCATAGAAACGGATGATTTGCGACAGCATCGACGACGAGAACATCGGCAGACCGCCGCTTTCCTCTTCGAGAATGATCTGCAGCAGAATGCTGCGCGTCAGATCCTCGTTGGTCTTCGCGTCGATGACCTTGAACTCTTCCTGCTCCAGCACGAGTTGCTTCACGTCCGTCAACGTGATGTACGTGCTCGTCTCCGTGTCGTACAGCCGACGATTCGGATACTTCTTGATGAGACGTTCGGCGGTTTTCTTTGTAGTCGTCATGTGTCGCCCTTGTTAGCGCCAACGCGCGGCGGCCGTTGCCGTCGCGCGTTGGTCTAGCCCGGAAACGGCCTGCCCCGGTGAGCAAACAGGCCCGCTGCCGTCCTCGATCCCAGCTTCGCGCGCGCCCTGCAGGCGCGCTACGCTCGGGATCAGCCCATGTGCAACCCGCCATTCAGCGAGAAGTCAGCACCGGTTGCAAAGCCTGACTCGTCGGACGCGAGCCACGCCACAATCGACGCGATTTCCTCGGGCGCGCCGAGGCGGCGCACGGGAATCGTCGCGACGATCTTTTCCAGCACGTCGGGACGGATGGATTTCACCATGTCCGTGCCGATATAGCCCGGCGAAACGGTGTTGACCGTCACGCCCTTGGTCGCTACTTCCTGAGCCAACGCCATCGTGAAGCCGTGAATGCCAGCCTTGGCCGTCGAATAGTTGGTCTGGCCGAACTGACCCTTCTGGCCATTCACCGACGAGATATTGATGATGCGGCCCCAGCCGCGCTCGACCATGCCGTCGATCACCTGCTTCGTCACGTTGAAGAGGCTCGTGAGATTGGTGTCGATCACGGCCGTCCAGTCTTCGCGCGTCATCTTGCGGAACACCACGTCGCGCGTGATGCCGGCGTTGTTCACGAGCACGTCGATTTCGCCGACCTCGGCCTTGATCTTGTCGAACGCCTGACGCGTCGAATCCCAATCGCCCACGTTGCCTTCCGACGCGATGAAGTCGAAACCGAGCGCCTTCTGATCTTCCAGCCACTTCACGCGGCGCGGCGAATGCGGGCCGCAGCCGGCGATCACCGTGAAGCCTTGCTTCGCGAGGCGCTGGCAAATGCCGGTTCCGATGCCGCCCATCCCGCCCGTTACATACGCAATACGCTCTGACATAAACCACACTCCATTATCGTTTTCCTGGCGCGTCCTTCGACGGCCCTGGCCTCGCTCCTTCCCGCTGCCACCACCCGCGCCGCGCGTTGCTCGCGGCGCCAGGGCGCACTGCTTCGGCTAACAGCGCGCCCCGGCGGTCGCATCAAGCGCAATCAAGCGCGCTCGAGTGCGAGCGCCACGCCCATGCCGCCGCCGATGCACAGCGAGGCGAGGCCGCGCTTGGCGTCGCGCTTCTGCATTTCGTGCAGCAGCGTCACGAGAATCCGGCAGCCCGACGCGCCGATCGGGTGACCGATCGCAATCGCCCCGCCGTTCACGTTGATCTTCGACGTGTCCCAGCCCATCTGCTTGTTCACGGCCAGCGCCTGCGCCGCGAACGCCTCGTTGATCTCCATCAGATCGAGGTCGTTCACCGACCAGCCCGCGCGCTCCAGCGCACGCTTCGATGCCGGCACCGGACCCATGCCCATGATCTTCGGATCCACGCCGCCGCTGGCGTACGCCTTGATGCGCGCGAGCGGCGTCAGGCCCAGCGCCTCGGCCTTCTTCGCCGACATCACCACGACCGCTGCCGCGCCGTCGTTGAGGCCCGAGGCGTTCGCCGCCGTCACCGTGCCTTCCTTGTTGAACGCCGGCTTCAGACCCGCGAGCGATTCGGCCGTCACGCCGTGGCGCACGAATTCGTCGGTCGCGAACTGCAGCGGCTCGCCCTTGCGCTGCGGAATCGCCACCGGCACGATTTCCGCGTCGAAGCGGCCCGCCTTCTGCGCGGCCTCCGCCTTGTTCTGCGAGAGCGCCGCGAACGCGTCCTGTTCCTCGCGCGTGATGCCGTATTCCTTCGCGACGTTTTCCGCCGTCACGCCCATGTGGTACTGGTTGTACACGTCCCACAGGCCGTCGACGATCATGCTGTCGATGAGCTTCGCATCGCCCATGCGGAAGCCGTCGCGCGAGCCCGGCAGCACGTGCGGCGCGGCGCTCATGTTCTCCTGGCCGCCGGCCACGACGATGTCCGAGTCGCCCGCGATGATCGCGTTCGCGGCCAGCATCACGGCCTTCAGGCCCGAGCCGCACACCTTGTTGATCGTCATGGCGGGAACGGCCGTGGGCAGGCCCGCCTTGATCGATGCCTGGCGCGCCACGTTCTGGCCCGACCCGGCGGTCAGCACCTGACCCATGATCACGTCGCTCACCTGCTCAGGCTTCACGCCTGCGCGCTCGAGCGCGGCCTTGATGACGATCGCGCCCAGGTCAGGCGCCGCCACCTTCGCGAGCGAACCGCCGAATTTGCCCACTGCCGTACGTGCGGCCGAAACGATCACAATGTCAGTCATTTCCAGATCCTCCGGGCGGCTTGAAGGCGCGCCATGCGCCTCGCCCGTCAAGTTGTTAATCCGAATTCCGCAGCAAACGTATCGAGCGCTTGAATCGCTTCAATCGCTTCAATCGCGCTGCTGCACATAACGCCCCGGCGCCGGCTCGATCTCGGGGAATTCCGCCGAACCGGCTTGCGCACGCGGCTTCACCTTCTTGCCGCCGTACTGGTCGAGCCATTCGGCCCAGGTCGGCCACCAGCTGCCGGGTTTCTCCTCGGCGGCGGCCATCCACTCGTCGGCCTCTTCCGGCAGATGCTTTGCGTCGGCCTCGATGCTCCAGAAGCTGCGCTTGTTCTTCGACGCCGGGTTGATTACGCCCGCAATATGGCCCGACGCGCCAAGCACGAATTTCAGCGGACCGGACAGCAGCGGCACCGACGCGTAAGCCGTGCGCCAAGGCACGATGTGGTCCTCGCGCGAGCCGTAGATGAAGGTCGGCACGTCGACGCGCGACAGATCCACCTCTTCGCCGCACACCGTTAGCGCGCCGGGCTCACGCAGCTTGTTTTCCAGGTACGTATTGCGCAGGTACCACGCGTACATCGGCCCCGGCAGGCTCGTCGAGTCGCTGTTCCAGAACAGCAGGTCGAACGGCGCGGGCGTACGGCCCTTCAGGTAATTGTCGACGACGTAGTTCCAGACCAGATCGTTGGGCCGCAGGAACGAGAACGTGTTGGCGAACTCGACGCCGCGCATGAGGCCCGGCGTACCGCCATTCTTGCCGCCGATGGTCTGCTCGCGCATCTGCACGTGGGCTTCGTCGACGAACACGTCGAGCACGCCCGTGTCGCCGAAGTCGAGCATCGCGGTGAGCAGCGTCATGGACGCAGCCGGATGTTCGCCGCGCGCCGCCGCGACAGCCAGTGCCGTGGCGAGCAGCGTGCCGCCCACGCAGAAGCCGAGCGTGTTGATCTGCTCACGTTCGCTGATGCTGCGCGTCGTCTCGATGGCCGTGAGCACACCCTCTTCGATGTAGTCGTCCCAGGAGCGGTCCGCGATCGACGCGTCGCCGTTGTGCCACGAGACGAGGAACACCTGCTGCCCCTGCTCCAACGCATACGCGACGAGCGAGTTCTCGGGCTGCAGGTCGAGGATGTAGTACTTGTTGATGCACGGCGGCACGATCAGCAGCGGCCGCTCGCGCACGGTGGCCGTGCGCGGCTTGTACTGGATCAGCTGGAAGAGCGCGTTCTCGAACACGACCGAGCCTTCGGTGGTCGCGAGATTACGGCCCACCACGAAGCGCGATTCGTCGGTTTGCGAGATCTTGCCGCGCGACATGTCGCCGAGCAAATTCATGACACCCTGGCGCAGGCTCTCGCCGTGAGTCTCGAGCAAGGCGCTTTGCGCGTCGGGATTCAGCGCGAGGAAGTTACTGGGCGAGGCCGCCGCGGTCCACTGCTGCACGGCGAAGCGAATGCGCTCGCGCGTTTTCGGATCGGTATCGATCGCGTCGACGAGTTCATGCAGGTAGCGCGCGTTGAGCAGATACCACGCCGCCGTGAACGCATACGCGGGCGTGGCCTTCCAGGCGTCGGAGCTAAAGCGACGGTCCTTGAGTTCGGGCGCTTTGGGCGTGGTGTCGGTGGCCTGGCGCAGCAAGTCGAGCGCGTCGCGCGAATAGTCCGCTTGCAGATGCTGCAGCCGCGTGGGTTCGATCGACGCCGTGGGAAGCTTGAAACCTTCGAACGGGTTCGCACCGCTGAACGGATTGCCTGCGGCAAACGGATTTCCCGCAGCGAAGGGGTTGCCTGCGGCGAAGGGGTTGCCAGCAGCGAAGGGATTCCCTGCGGCGAACGGATTCCCTGCGGCGAACGGATTGCCCGCAGCAAAAGGATTGCCCGATGCGCCATTGCCCGCCGGCGGCCACCAGTTGGCCGCAAGTCCCGCGAAGGGAGCTTGCTGCGCCGCGCCGCCCGTTTGCTGCGCAGCATTCAGGGCGGTCTGCCAGGCGTTCGTCCACGCGTCGAGATATTGCTGCATGCCGGCTGCGTCGGGGGCGAAAGGCGGATTGCCGCGCGCTGCACCATCAGTTGGAGCGCCCGAGCCCGGGGCAGTCTTGGAACGTTGAGATGCCGTCATGCCTGCTTTTGACCGATGTGTCCCGAAGGACTGGTTGAGAGGCAGGTGGTACGCATACGGACGCCGTTGCGGCGCTCGTCACGACCTGTCCCGTGGGTGAAGGACATTCTTGCTCCCCATTGCAAAGCGTGTCAATGCTTGTGCCCGATTTTGCCGCGCTGCGATATTTTTTTAATTATCGTTTTCCCGATGTAATCAATTGTTTAACCGTCTCGACACATCGTTGTGCGGTCTGGCGCACAAAAATCCGCCGTGGCGGCAAGCGCTTGCAGTGCAATGCGACAAATGGGGAACCGATGCGCCGTGGGTGGCGCACAGCGCTCTGCGGGAATAGCTGCAGCGCAGCAAAAATCGCCCGGCTCGCGACGCGCCGCCGCGTTGCATCACGGCGGGGCGTCGCGGCAAAGTCAGGGATGGAGCCAGATCAGCGCGGCCATGCGGCCGGTCACGCGATCGCGCCGGTACGAGTAGAAGCGCTCGCGCAGCGTGACCGTGCACATGTCGCCGCCGCTCACGTGGCGCACGCCGAGCGTCTCGAGCCGCAACCGCGCCAGTGCAGCGAGATTCGCGAGGTATTTGCCGCTGGCCTCCGGGCGCGCGACGAAGGCCGCCGCCGTGGCCGCGCGGTGCGCATCGCGTCGTGCGGTATCGACGTGCTCCACATGGGTCATGAACGCGTCACGCACGTCTGCCCCAACCTCGAAGGCCGTGGGCCCGATCGCGGGACCGAGATACGCGTGGAGGTCGGAAGTCGCACAGCCCGCGAGCGCAGCGACGCGCTCTGCCGTGCGCTCGATAACGCCCGCGGCCAGCCCGCGCCAGCCTGCGTGCGCGGCGCCCACGGCGCGTCCCTCGCCATCGCACAGCAGGACGGGCATGCAGTCGGCCACCATCACCGTACAGGCGATACCGGGCTCGGCGGTCACGCTCGCATCGGCTTCGAGCGGAGCGCCCGTGTGCGCGGCTTCGAGCGCGTGCGCGGCGTCGACCACGACGGGACCGTGGATCTGCTTGAGCCACGCGGCGGGTACGCCCGCATGCGTGAGCAGCCGTTCGCGGTTCGCCTCGACGTGCGCGAGATCGTCGCCGGAGCCGCGGCCCAGGTTCAGGCCGCCGGGGAGATCGATGCCCTCGCCGTCCTGTGCACTTTGCCAACGCCCGAACGGCGGCTCACTCACCCCGCCGTTACGCGTGGTGAGCAGCGCGCGCACGCGCGGCGAAACCTGCCAGTCGGGATGCAGCACATCGTCGGATGTCAGTTCCGGGCAGGTCGTCATGCGTGCTTGTCCTCGTCTTGCGGATCGTCTTCTTCGTCGTCCTCGTAATCGTCTTCTTCACTGCCGATCACGTAGCCTTCGTCGGTGTAGGCGCTGTCGAAAATGTCATCATCGAAGCCGACTTCGTCATCGTCTTCCTTGCCGCCGAAGCCGAGCGCCTCGATCAGCGCGTCCAGGTCGTCGGGCACTTCGGCGCGCCATTGCATCGAACGGCCCGTGACCGGATGAACGAGACCGAGGCGCCAGGCGTGCAGCGCCTGTCGGGCAAAACCGTCGGGCAGCGCCGCGACCGAGCGCTTGCCGCGCGCGTGACCATACACGGGATCGCCCAGCAAAGGATGGCCGATATGCGCGCAGTGCACGCGAATCTGGTGTGTGCGCCCCGTTTCCAGATCGCAATGAATGGCGCTAATGGGCTGGTTGTGCCACAGCGTCTTGTCGATACGCCGGAAATGCGTGCGCGCGGGCTTGCCCGAAGCCCCCTTCATCACCGCCATGCGCGTGCGCTCGCGCGGGTCGCGGCCGATCGGCGCGTCGATGGTGCCTTCGTCAGCCATGTTGCCCCACACGAGCGCGAGGTAGCGGCGCTTGACCGTGCGTGCCTGCAACTGGCGCACGAGGTCGGTTTGCGCCTGAAGTGTGCGCGCGACGACCATCAGTCCGGACGTTTCCTTGTCGAGCCGATGGACGATACCGGCGCGCGGCAGCCCCGCCGCCGCTTCGCCATAGCGATGCAGGAGGCCGTTCAGAAGCGTGCCGCTCCAGTTGCCGGCCGCCGGATGCACGACGAGCCCGGCGGGCTTGTTGATGACGACGATGGCGTCGTCTTCATAAACGATGTCGAGCGGCACCGGCTCGGGCGTGAACGCAAGCTGCTCGGGCAAGAGATCCGGCACGAGTTCGATGA
The Paraburkholderia acidiphila genome window above contains:
- a CDS encoding helix-turn-helix domain-containing protein, with protein sequence MKKTTDPFQADSPKPVRPMKAGAARGARGKPTAAALARASAGLSQSAFAVLLGVSARTLQDWEQGRRQPTGAAQTLLRVAVAHPEALRALQSA
- the phaR gene encoding polyhydroxyalkanoate synthesis repressor PhaR — its product is MTTTKKTAERLIKKYPNRRLYDTETSTYITLTDVKQLVLEQEEFKVIDAKTNEDLTRSILLQIILEEESGGLPMFSSSMLSQIIRFYGHAMQGMMGTYLEKNIQAFIDIQNKLADQSKSLYEGNAMNPEVWSQFMNMQAPMMQGMMTSYIEQSKNMFVQMQEQMQNQAKNMFSSFPFKPVTPGGAAAPAQGAPEDGEQEKK
- a CDS encoding 3-ketoacyl-ACP reductase is translated as MSERIAYVTGGMGGIGTGICQRLAKQGFTVIAGCGPHSPRRVKWLEDQKALGFDFIASEGNVGDWDSTRQAFDKIKAEVGEIDVLVNNAGITRDVVFRKMTREDWTAVIDTNLTSLFNVTKQVIDGMVERGWGRIINISSVNGQKGQFGQTNYSTAKAGIHGFTMALAQEVATKGVTVNTVSPGYIGTDMVKSIRPDVLEKIVATIPVRRLGAPEEIASIVAWLASDESGFATGADFSLNGGLHMG
- a CDS encoding acetyl-CoA C-acetyltransferase — protein: MTDIVIVSAARTAVGKFGGSLAKVAAPDLGAIVIKAALERAGVKPEQVSDVIMGQVLTAGSGQNVARQASIKAGLPTAVPAMTINKVCGSGLKAVMLAANAIIAGDSDIVVAGGQENMSAAPHVLPGSRDGFRMGDAKLIDSMIVDGLWDVYNQYHMGVTAENVAKEYGITREEQDAFAALSQNKAEAAQKAGRFDAEIVPVAIPQRKGEPLQFATDEFVRHGVTAESLAGLKPAFNKEGTVTAANASGLNDGAAAVVVMSAKKAEALGLTPLARIKAYASGGVDPKIMGMGPVPASKRALERAGWSVNDLDLMEINEAFAAQALAVNKQMGWDTSKINVNGGAIAIGHPIGASGCRILVTLLHEMQKRDAKRGLASLCIGGGMGVALALERA
- the phaC gene encoding class I poly(R)-hydroxyalkanoic acid synthase translates to MTASQRSKTAPGSGAPTDGAARGNPPFAPDAAGMQQYLDAWTNAWQTALNAAQQTGGAAQQAPFAGLAANWWPPAGNGASGNPFAAGNPFAAGNPFAAGNPFAAGNPFAAGNPFAAGNPFAAGNPFSGANPFEGFKLPTASIEPTRLQHLQADYSRDALDLLRQATDTTPKAPELKDRRFSSDAWKATPAYAFTAAWYLLNARYLHELVDAIDTDPKTRERIRFAVQQWTAAASPSNFLALNPDAQSALLETHGESLRQGVMNLLGDMSRGKISQTDESRFVVGRNLATTEGSVVFENALFQLIQYKPRTATVRERPLLIVPPCINKYYILDLQPENSLVAYALEQGQQVFLVSWHNGDASIADRSWDDYIEEGVLTAIETTRSISEREQINTLGFCVGGTLLATALAVAAARGEHPAASMTLLTAMLDFGDTGVLDVFVDEAHVQMREQTIGGKNGGTPGLMRGVEFANTFSFLRPNDLVWNYVVDNYLKGRTPAPFDLLFWNSDSTSLPGPMYAWYLRNTYLENKLREPGALTVCGEEVDLSRVDVPTFIYGSREDHIVPWRTAYASVPLLSGPLKFVLGASGHIAGVINPASKNKRSFWSIEADAKHLPEEADEWMAAAEEKPGSWWPTWAEWLDQYGGKKVKPRAQAGSAEFPEIEPAPGRYVQQRD
- the pgeF gene encoding peptidoglycan editing factor PgeF, with amino-acid sequence MTTCPELTSDDVLHPDWQVSPRVRALLTTRNGGVSEPPFGRWQSAQDGEGIDLPGGLNLGRGSGDDLAHVEANRERLLTHAGVPAAWLKQIHGPVVVDAAHALEAAHTGAPLEADASVTAEPGIACTVMVADCMPVLLCDGEGRAVGAAHAGWRGLAAGVIERTAERVAALAGCATSDLHAYLGPAIGPTAFEVGADVRDAFMTHVEHVDTARRDAHRAATAAAFVARPEASGKYLANLAALARLRLETLGVRHVSGGDMCTVTLRERFYSYRRDRVTGRMAALIWLHP
- a CDS encoding RluA family pseudouridine synthase, whose translation is MTRTVIPGAGAPGAQNSISDYSLGDAPNDAAASEAFDEELAGEGAGGALRARGDEAPRTIQVPDELAGERLDKVLAKVFPEFSRSRLQGWIEEQRVRVDGKPAKVRQPVPLGAIIELVPDLLPEQLAFTPEPVPLDIVYEDDAIVVINKPAGLVVHPAAGNWSGTLLNGLLHRYGEAAAGLPRAGIVHRLDKETSGLMVVARTLQAQTDLVRQLQARTVKRRYLALVWGNMADEGTIDAPIGRDPRERTRMAVMKGASGKPARTHFRRIDKTLWHNQPISAIHCDLETGRTHQIRVHCAHIGHPLLGDPVYGHARGKRSVAALPDGFARQALHAWRLGLVHPVTGRSMQWRAEVPDDLDALIEALGFGGKEDDDEVGFDDDIFDSAYTDEGYVIGSEEDDYEDDEEDDPQDEDKHA